The Halostagnicola larsenii XH-48 region CCGTCGATCCGTGTACCGTTTGACCTGCTGTCCAGCCTCGAGGAGCGCCTCCTGAGAGGGTTCGACGAGCCGGATACTCAAGTCCTCGAGAAACCGATTTAGTTCGGATGCGGTCTCGAAATGCCCATCGGCTGCGAGTTCGGCGTAGACGATCGACGTAATAGTCACTCGCCCGTCCTGATATGCGCGTCGAAGTTCCGATTCAGCGGTATCGGAGTACTCATCATCGTACAAAAGCGCGAGGAGGACGTTCGTATCGACCGCCGTTATCACGGTCCCCTCGTGGTGGTTTCGTCGTCATTCGAATCGGAACGACTCTCATCCGCTGTCCCGCTGCTCCCGCGGGGGTACTCGCCGCGGAGCCGGCGCATCCGTTCGGGCATCGATTCGCCGCTTTCGGCGGCGCCACGGTATTTTTCGAAGGGGTCCGTGCCCTCCGTCGTTGTCGGCTCTTCCTTACGGATTTCGTATCCGGAGC contains the following coding sequences:
- a CDS encoding PIN domain-containing protein — protein: MITAVDTNVLLALLYDDEYSDTAESELRRAYQDGRVTITSIVYAELAADGHFETASELNRFLEDLSIRLVEPSQEALLEAGQQVKRYTDRRPNGLQCPSCGEKRTVRCEQCDERLIPRQHIAADFVIGGRVPADADALLSFDTGFYRSYFSELSVFPQ
- a CDS encoding AbrB/MazE/SpoVT family DNA-binding domain-containing protein, translating into MPRVTTKGQVTIPKEIRDRLGIRPGDEVAFEQTGSGYEIRKEEPTTTEGTDPFEKYRGAAESGESMPERMRRLRGEYPRGSSGTADESRSDSNDDETTTRGP